The following proteins come from a genomic window of Rutidosis leptorrhynchoides isolate AG116_Rl617_1_P2 chromosome 10, CSIRO_AGI_Rlap_v1, whole genome shotgun sequence:
- the LOC139872689 gene encoding uncharacterized protein isoform X1 has protein sequence MNMNVSLSPNLKPLNLNSSYIPSFIQNQPSFSIPICRFGLYSNHLNSSSINFQPFFTPSYRYLIRIKRRNYNITIVRASGSKESPYEVLGVSSSATPAEIKRAYRKLALKYHPDVNKEANAQEKFLRIKHAYNTVMNSDSRKKYDSGNRTYEASNYKRTEDEEFYGFGNFMRDVQISLGRQILHEHGKRDFLKDLQEEFKNWEAATPSQTKPKSLWEELSEIGEEFVEFLEKELNITDTEDETTRRYKEPTTSSNGRPANGAKSEGNKGSSIEDNIDEIEAALAQLKKELGL, from the exons ATGAATATGAATGTATCTTTATCCCCAAATCTGAAACCCTTAAACTTGAATTCTTCCTATATCCCTTCCTTTATACAAAATCAACCATCTTTTTCGATACCCATTTGCAGATTTGGGTTATATAGCAATCATCTCAATTCTAGTTCCATAAATTTTCAACCTTTTTTCACACCCAGCTACAGATATTTAATTAGAATAAAAAGAAGAAATTACAATATTACCATTGTGAGAGCTAGTGGTAGTAAAGAGTCACCTTATGAAGTATTGGGAGTTTCATCATCTGCTACTCCTGCTGAAATCAAAAGGGCTTACAGAAAACTTGCTTTAAAGTATCACCCTGATGTTAATAAAGAG GCTAATGCACAAGAGAAATTTTTGAGGATAAAACATGCATACAATACAGTGATGAACTCAGATTCAAGGAAGAAGTATGACTCTGGAAACCGTACATATGAAGCGTCTAATTACAAGCGTACTGAAGATGAAGAGTTTTATGGTTTTG GTAATTTTATGAGGGATGTTCAGATATCATTAGGTAGACAAATCCTTCACGAACATGGCAAAA GGGACTTCCTTAAAGATCTGCAAGAAGAATTTAAGAACTGGGAAGCGGCTACACCTTCACAAACAAAACCAAAGAGCTTGTGGGAGGAACTATCA GAAATTGGGGAAGAATTTGTCGAGTTTCTTGAAAAGGAGCTGAACATCACGGATACCGAAGATGAAACAACGAGAAGATACAAAGAACCTACAACTTCCAGTAATGGTAGACCTGCAAATGGTGCTAAAAGTGAAGGTAATAAGGGAAGCAGTATTGAAGACAACATAGATGAAATTGAAGCTGCACTTGCTCAATTAAAAAAGGAATTAGGGTTATGA
- the LOC139872689 gene encoding uncharacterized protein isoform X2, with amino-acid sequence MNMNVSLSPNLKPLNLNSSYIPSFIQNQPSFSIPICRFGLYSNHLNSSSINFQPFFTPSYRYLIRIKRRNYNITIVRASGSKESPYEVLGVSSSATPAEIKRAYRKLALKYHPDVNKEANAQEKFLRIKHAYNTVMNSDSRKKYDSGNRTYEASNYKRTEDEEFYGFGDFLKDLQEEFKNWEAATPSQTKPKSLWEELSEIGEEFVEFLEKELNITDTEDETTRRYKEPTTSSNGRPANGAKSEGNKGSSIEDNIDEIEAALAQLKKELGL; translated from the exons ATGAATATGAATGTATCTTTATCCCCAAATCTGAAACCCTTAAACTTGAATTCTTCCTATATCCCTTCCTTTATACAAAATCAACCATCTTTTTCGATACCCATTTGCAGATTTGGGTTATATAGCAATCATCTCAATTCTAGTTCCATAAATTTTCAACCTTTTTTCACACCCAGCTACAGATATTTAATTAGAATAAAAAGAAGAAATTACAATATTACCATTGTGAGAGCTAGTGGTAGTAAAGAGTCACCTTATGAAGTATTGGGAGTTTCATCATCTGCTACTCCTGCTGAAATCAAAAGGGCTTACAGAAAACTTGCTTTAAAGTATCACCCTGATGTTAATAAAGAG GCTAATGCACAAGAGAAATTTTTGAGGATAAAACATGCATACAATACAGTGATGAACTCAGATTCAAGGAAGAAGTATGACTCTGGAAACCGTACATATGAAGCGTCTAATTACAAGCGTACTGAAGATGAAGAGTTTTATGGTTTTG GGGACTTCCTTAAAGATCTGCAAGAAGAATTTAAGAACTGGGAAGCGGCTACACCTTCACAAACAAAACCAAAGAGCTTGTGGGAGGAACTATCA GAAATTGGGGAAGAATTTGTCGAGTTTCTTGAAAAGGAGCTGAACATCACGGATACCGAAGATGAAACAACGAGAAGATACAAAGAACCTACAACTTCCAGTAATGGTAGACCTGCAAATGGTGCTAAAAGTGAAGGTAATAAGGGAAGCAGTATTGAAGACAACATAGATGAAATTGAAGCTGCACTTGCTCAATTAAAAAAGGAATTAGGGTTATGA
- the LOC139873161 gene encoding pentatricopeptide repeat-containing protein At5g59600, which produces MHCFHSSQSASDVYANIIQTHARNQSLQSGKRLHAHLIINGLARSTYIASKLIAFYTQCRQIPDARKLFDEIPKRTARRWIVLVGAYARHGFHHETMAVFCEMLRQRLEPNKFVLPSVLKACGHLLDRKMGEVLHGVVLKQEFECDVFVCSALIDMYSRCGRIGNARRVFDSMVEVDLVAMNTMVAGYVQHGYMNAALVLVEKTRSMGIYPNLVTWNTLIAAYSQANDDSTVCKLFKLMQDDGVVPDVVSWTSVISGFVRNFRFREASDRFKKMLATGIKPTSATISTLMSACAMETDSARGKQIHGYTLVIGVEKDVFVRSSLIDMYAKCGFINEASTLFNNTPERNTITWNSMIFGFANNGYFSEAIKLFNQMVDEKIDLDHLTFTAVLTACSQSGMLNLGKHIFNVVMQEDYKIEPRLEHYACMVHLLGQEGKLVEAHEMINEMHIEPDVYVWGALLGGCKLHGNVGLAEVAAKHVAELEPESAGSSLLLSGLYADTGSWGCAAKVKRAMKKKKLKKLPGSSWIRTT; this is translated from the coding sequence ATGCACTGCTTTCATTCTTCTCAATCAGCTTCCGATGTGTACGCAAACATCATCCAAACCCACGCTCGAAATCAATCACTACAATCAGGCAAACGGCTACATGCTCACTTAATCATCAATGGGTTAGCTCGTTCCACCTACATTGCCTCAAAGCTCATAGCTTTCTACACCCAATGCCGACAAATACCTGATGCACGCAAACTGTTCGATGAAATTCCTAAACGAACCGCTCGTCGTTGGATTGTTCTGGTAGGTGCGTATGCACGTCACGGGTTCCACCATGAGACCATGGCTGTGTTTTGTGAGATGCTAAGACAAAGATTGGAACCCAATAAGTTTGTTTTACCGAGTGTTTTGAAAGCATGTGGGCATTTGTTGGATCGAAAAATGGGAGAGGTTTTACATGGTGTTGTTTTGAAACAAGAATTTGAGTGTGATGTGTTTGTTTGCAGTGCGTTGATTGATATGTACTCGAGATGTGGGAGAATTGGTAACGCGAGAAGAGTGTTTGATTCGATGGTGGAAGTGGATTTGGTTGCTATGAATACTATGGTTGCAGGCTATGTTCAACATGGGTACATGAACGCGGCATTAGTTTTGGTTGAAAAAACACGATCCATGGGAATTTATCCGAACTTGGTGACATGGAATACATTAATCGCCGCTTATTCACAAGCTAACGATGATTCAACTGTCTGTAAGCTTTTCAAATTGATGCAAGATGATGGGGTCGTTCCTGATGTCGTTTCTTGGACTTCAGTAATATCTGGATTCGTTCGCAATTTTCGGTTTCGTGAAGCTTCTGATAGGTTTAAGAAAATGTTGGCTACAGGGATTAAACCTACTTCAGCTACAATTAGTACGCTTATGTCTGCTTGTGCAATGGAAACAGATTCGGCGCGTGGGAAACAGATTCATGGGTATACATTGGTTATTGGAGTTGAAAAGGATGTTTTTGTTCGTAGTTCGCTTATAGACATGTACGCTAAATGTGGCTTCATAAACGAAGCCAGTACGCTTTTCAACAACACGCCTGAAAGAAACACAATCACTTGGAACTCGATGATATTTGGATTTGCAAATAACGGGTATTTTAGTGAAGCGATTAAGCTATTCAATCAAATGGTTGATGAAAAAATTGACCTTGATCATTTAACTTTTACTGCAGTTTTAACCGCGTGTAGCCAATCTGGGATGCTTAATCTTGGTAAACACATTTTTAATGTTGTTATGCAAGAGGATTACAAGATTGAACCAAGATTAGAGCATTACGCATGTATGGTGCATTTGCTGGGCCAAGAAGGGAAATTGGTTGAGGCCCATGAGATGATTAATGAGATGCATATTGAGCCTGATGTGTATGTTTGGGGTGCATTGTTGGGTGGTTGTAAACTTCATGGCAATGTTGGTCTTGCTGAGGTGGCGGCTAAGCATGTTGCTGAGCTGGAGCCTGAGAGTGCAGGCAGTAGTTTATTGTTGTCGGGTTTGTATGCAGATACGGGTAGCTGGGGATGTGCTGCGAAGGTTAAACGAGCGATGAAGAAAAAGAAACTGAAAAAACTTCCAGGCAGCAGTTGGATAAGAACAACATAA